The Anaerotignum propionicum DSM 1682 sequence TCTCTGTTGCTTATGATTAAAGATATTTAAAATGTTTTCTTTCTTGTTTACCCTAATATTCAGCAAAAACCGGCTTGGACTTTACTGTTTTTAAAAAGTTTTTATTGACAAACAAAATTCAGGTGCTATAATAAAACAAATTAAATATAAAAGCTATGACGAAGAGGGCTGAGTTGCTGCGTTCACAGAGAGTCGGGTTTGGTGGAAACCGATAACAAAAATACTTAATGCCTATGGCTTCTGAGCTGAAGGTTCGAAAACATGAAAATGTCGGTAGGCTCCTTCCGTGATTGCTGCGTAAAAGCATAGGGCTTGTTTGAGCCTGAGAGGTGGCATTATTTTTTTATAATGCAATTTGAGTGGTACCGCGGGAATATCCCGTCTCAAAGTTTATCTTTGAGACGGGTTTTTTTAATTTCAGACAGAAAAAAGGAGGATTTGAGATTTATGAGTGATTACAGAATAGAAACAAAATGCGTACAGGGCGGTTATACACCACAAAACGGTGAACCCAGACAAATTCCTATTATTCAAAGCACTACGTTTAAATATGAAACCAGTCAGGAAATGGGAAAGCTTTTTGATTTGGAAGCAAACGGTTATTTTTATTCCAGACTGCAAAATCCTACTTGTGACTATGTTGCGGCAAAAATTTGTGAAATGGAAGGTGGCACAGCAGCCATGCTGACATCATCAGGTCAGGCAGCAAACTTTTTTGCCATTTTCAACATTGCATCCTGTGGAGATCATATTGTTTCTTGCGCAACAATCTATGGTGGTACTTTTAATCTATTTTCCGTTACCATGAAGAAAATGGGTATTGATTTTACTTTTATTGCCCCAGATTGTTCGGATGAAGAATTGAAAGCCGCATTTAAGCCAAATACAAAAGCTGTTTTTGGAGAAACCATAGCAAATCCAGCTTTGACTGTCCTTGACATTGAGCGCTTTGCGAGTGCAGCCCATGCCCATGGTGTACCTTTGGTTATTGATAACACCTTTGCAACCCCTGTGAATTGCCGACCTTTTGAATGGGGGGCGGATATTGTTACCCACTCAACAACAAAATATCTTGATGGCCACGGTGCAGGTGTAGGTGGTTGTATTGTAGACTCCGGCAAATTTGATTGGAAGGCAAATGCAGAAAAATTCCCAGGTCTCTGCACGCCTGACCATAGTTATCACGGCATTACTTATGTGGAAAAATTCGGTCAGGGTGGTGCTTTTATTACCAAGGCAACAGCTCAGCTCATGCGAGATTTTGGAGCTTCTCAATCTCCTCAAACGGCATTTCTTTTAAATTTGGGGTTGGAAAGCTTACACGTAAGAGTTCCTCGCCATTGTGAAAATGCCCTTGCTGTTGCAAAATATTTAAAAGAAAATGACAGAATTTCATGGGTAGTATATCCCGGTTTAGAGGGTGATAAGTTCTATGAAACTGCCCAAAAGTACATGCCAAATGGCACATGCGGTGTTGTAAGTTTTGGTGTTAAAGGCGGAAGAGAAGCAGCAGAAAAATTTATGAACGGGCTAAAGCTTGCTTCCATTGCAACCCATGTTGCAGATGCAAGAACCTGTTGCCTACACCCTGCAAGCGCTACCCATAGACAAATGAATGAAAGTGAACTTGTTGCGGCGGGGATATCCGGTGACCTTGTACGTTTCTCCTGTGGGTTGGAAAATGCACAGGACTTAATTGATGATATTGAACAGGCTTTGAATGCAATATAAAACACAGTAAACAAATAACTTCTTGGAGTCTCCAAGAAGACGACTTGAACGTAGGATGAGCTTTTAGAATGTATATAGTCATCTATATTTTTCAAAAAATCTTCAAACTAATTCTAAAAAGATTTCTTATTGAGGATTAGTGATTAATGAATATTTGAAATCCCTGCAATCTTTCATGTTCTAAGCTATCATAATCTGTCTCATAAATAATGTTGGATGCAACATTTCAATTTTTTGTAAGGGATTATTTTTTATAAATAAAGAAAGCGGTGATAAAAAATGCCAATCAAAATACCCAACGAGTTGCCCGCGGTAAAGGTATTAACTGAGGAAAATATTTTTGTTATGACGGAGCATAGAGCTATAACCCAAGATATACGTCCTTTGAAAATGCTGTTGCTGAACTTGATGCCCACAAAGATTGATACCGAAACCCAGATTTCCAGACTTTTAGGGAATACACCTTTACAGATTGAGTTGGAATTGATTCATATTAAATCTCATATTGCTAAGAACACATCAAGTGAACACTTGTTGGCATTTTACAAAACCTTTGATGAAGTCAAAAATGATAATTTCGACGGCTTTATTATTACGGGTGCACCTGTGGAGAAAATGGAGTTTGAAGAGGTGGACTATTGGGATGAATTGAAGGAAATGATGGAATGGAGCAAGACGAATGTTCATAGTACATTCCACATTTGCTGGGGTGCCCAAGCTGGGCTTTATTACCATTATGGAATTCAAAAACATGAAATGAATGAGAAGCTTTTTGGTGTTTTTCCCCATGTCATTGAAAAGAAAAATTCAATGCTTTTAAGGGGAGCAGATGATGTGTTTTTTGCACCCCATTCTCGATATACAACAGTAAAAGAAGAAGATATTAAAAAAGAAGGTAATTTGGAAATCCTTGCATCCTCTAAAGAAGCGGGCGTTTACGCAATTTCTTCATTGGATGGCAAGCAAATTTTCATCATGGGCCATTCGGAGTATGATCCTTACACGCTGAATAATGAGTACACACGGGATAAGAATGCAGGGTTGGACACTGCAGTCCCAGCGAATTATTTTCCGAATGATGATGACACAAAAGAGCCACTTGTACGCTGGCGTGCCCACGGAAATTTGTTGTACTCTAATTGGCTGAATTATTATGTGTATCAGACGACCCCTTACGATATAACGAAAATCAACAGATAATCCAGTGTTTACAAGGGTTTGAGCACATAAGCATTATTGAAAAAAGTATCGTAAAGCATTACAAAATAGTGAATTTTTGTACGAAATTGGCGTATAGATGGGGTACGATTTCATAGCAATTGGAGTAAAAAACTATGAAACATCTGTAGACCACTACGCTACTATTTAGACATCTTATTATTTAAAATACGAAATAGGTACGAAAACAAAAAAGTTGTTCTTTATAAACATGTATAAGGTAGGCAGGATATACTCTTGCCTGCCTTTTTAATTGCTCAAAGAGCTTTAAAATTATTTCTAATATATTATGATGTCTTAAGTAATGAGGCCTCCTATAATATCACTTTAAAATTCATTTATTTTGATTCTCCAACAAATTGGTAAAACAATTGGAATAACTGAAGTGTTTTTGTTGAGAATTACTCTATCGAAAATAATTACATTTTGGTATACTGGAAAAGGAATTTCTAAAATAATACAATTACCTTATCGGAGGACTTGCCATGAATAGGAAGATAAAAAAGTTAATTACAGCGGCTTTGACTTTGACAATTGGATTTTCGTCCATGTCTCAAGTTGCTTTTGCTTATGAAGTACCCCAAGCGGTTCGAATTGGTCTTGAAAGTATCTGCAAAAATAAAACCACTGCATTAATCGGCGGCAGAGAGTTGTTGATTGGAACAGAAAAAAATGGATCATTCAAGGAAAACGGATCGATTTCTTCAAGCACAGGCTTTACCGCTGCCATTGCCTCTGGTGAATACATTGCAATTGAGGAAGAAATGAGTCAGAGGAACGCTTCTGATTTAGCAGATATTTTGTCACGATTAGGTCACCGGGCATACTCAGCTTATCTAGGCAATGACAAATGGACGGTATATGTTTCCGGCAGTTCTGTTTCTGAGGTGGAATCTGCCAGTCGATACAGTGCTACTAGAACAACTTTTACAGGAATACGCTTAGATGGAAGTCAGACCTCTGTTCTTTTCCCCAGTGAAATAAACCCTGCATTTATGGGAACAGGGGAACAGGATACCTTCAGTATAAACGGCAAGAGCTACCGGGGAATGCTTACATTTGTTATTCATGGTGGAACGATGACAGCAGTAAATGTTGTTGATTTGGACATGTATCTATATGGTGTTGTTCCTGCCGAGATGCCTGCGTCCTATGAAATGGAAGCATTAAAAGCCCAGACCATTTCCGCAAGAACTTATGCAATGATGAAGATAAGTGCTTATCGTAACCTAGGCTATGAATTTAATGATACGATAAGTTGTCAGGTTTACAATGGCTATAGCGGAGAATCCGCAAGAAGTACGCAGGCTGTGAATGCAACTTCGGGAAAAATTGCTGTTTATGATGGGAAACCTATTGAAGCATATTTCTGTGCTTCCACAGGTGGTTATACCGAAAACAGTGAAAATGTTTGGGCAAACCCATTGCCATATTTGAAGGCGGTACCTGAAATAGCAGAGGATGGAGACAATTCTTGGAAGGTTACCTTAACCCTTAACGACTTGGATGCACTGCTTTCGGCAAAGGGTGAAAATATTGGTAGTGCTGAGGATATTGTGATTACGAAACTTTCAACGGGTGGGAGAGTGCAGGAAATGAAGATTGTGGGCTCTAGAGGTTCAAAAACCCTCACCAAAGAAGCAATTCGTACCTATTTTTCTTCCGCTTCCTGCGGAAGTCTTCCAGGGAAGATGTTTACTATAAATGGCAAGGGTGGCGAAATTGGTATTTATGGTGAAGGTACAAAGAAAAGTTCAAGCAGTAACCAATCTTCCAATATGGGTAGCGGTACCTTAGCAGAAGCAGGGGCAAAAAACGGAATTGTTGCCAATACTGAAGGCTCCTTGTCTGCAATCAATGAAAAAACGCTCTCTATTTCCGGTGGAAGTAAAGTAGGAACAACTACATCCCAATCCTCTGATTACGAAATTTATTCTGTAAATATCAGTACAGTTGACAATAGTGGTCGGTTTGTCATTGAAGGAATCGGCAGGGGGCATGGCGTGGGATTAAGCCAAAAAGGCGCCCAGTCCATGGCAAAGTTGGGCTATAAATATGATGAAATACTGAAATACTATTATACAGGTATTACAATCGAGGGATAAGCATGGAATTAAGAGAATTCTTATTGCAACAGCGTGGTTTTGCGGATGATAACGAGAACAAAGTCTATTTTACCGATAGAGGACTTTCTCAAGAGCCCGAGGATAATGAATTTTGGATTTTTCTTGACGAAGGCCTGCGATGCGGCGGCACAGCAAGGAAAATCCCCTGTGACAAGGAACATATACAAGAGGTATTATTAGGCTGTGGCAAAAATAATTTGTGGCAGAAAGTCTTAAAACATATTGAAGTCTGGGAAAAAGAGAAGTAAACTTAGCTGTAGCATAATTTCAAAATTTTTAAAAAACAACAAAACAGATAAGTCTATTGTCTTTTTCAATAAACTTATCTGTTCCTTTTACTTAAAGGAGAAGGTATAAAGAATAGTCAAATATGAAGTCTTCAAGATTCTAATGAAGTGACTCAATTTTTAAATAATTGGCAAAAATAATTAGATTAAATAATTAGATAGATTTAGGAGTTTAATATGAAAACAAGTGATTTTTATTATGATTTACCCGAAGAATTGATTGCGCAGGAACCATTGGAGGATAGAGCCTCTTCCAGATTATTGGTTGTTGAGAAAGATACAGGGAAATGGCACCACAAACATTTTCGTGACATCAAGGAATATTTGCGTAACGGCGATTGCTTAGTCATTAATGACACCCGCGTATTGCCCGCCCGCTTATATGGAGAACGAGTTGGCACTGGAGCGGTGATGGAGATTCTTCTTTTAACAAGAAAGGATTTAGACACTTGGGAGGTTTTAGTCCGTCCAGGAAAAAAAGCTAAACCGGGAGATAAAATTTCATTTGGCAAAGGTAAATTAGTTGCTGAAGTATTGGAAGTCATCGAAGGGGGAAATCGAATCATCCGCTTTACCTACGAAGGTGTTTTTGAGGCGATTTTGGATGAATTGGGGGAAATGCCTTTGCCACCTTATATCACCCACCGTTTGGAGGACAAAGAACGTTACCAGACCGTTTATGCAAAGCATGAGGGTTCTGCAGCAGCACCTACGGCAGGGTTGCATTTTACACCTGAGCTTTTAAAGGAAATTGAGGGAATGGGAGTGAAAATTGCCCATGTTACATTACATGTTGGTTTAGGTACCTTCCGCCCAGTAAAAGCTGAAGATATTTTGGAACATGAAATGCATTCAGAGTATTATGTGGTTGAACAGGAACAGGCGGACATCATTAATCAAGCTAAGAAAAATGGCGGACGTATTTTTTCTGTTGGAACAACCAGTACAAGAACCCTGGAATCTGTTACGGATGAAAATGGTTTAGTACAGGCAAAAAGTGGATGGACACAGATTTTTATTTATCCAAGCTATACCTTTAAAATTGTGGATTGCCTGATTACAAACTTCCATTTGCCTGAATCCACATTAATTATGCTGGTTTCCGCTTTGATGGGAAAAGATTTGACCATGGAAGTATATGCCGAGGCAGTGAAGGAAAAATATCGCTTCTTCTCCTTTGGAGATGCTTGCTTGTTTTTGACGAAACCATAAGGCGGTGAGGAAATGGATCTTTTTGAATATAATAGAAGCTTAAGAGGAAATGGAGATTCTCCTTTGGCTGCCCGTATGCGCCCAAAAACTCTAGAAGAATTTGTAGGACAGGAACATATTGTGGGAAAGGATAGATTATTATACCGTGCAATCAAAGGAGACCGAATCAGTTCTGTTGTTTTTTACGGCCCTCCCGGCACAGGGAAAACTACCCTAGCAAAAATTATTGCAAACACAACGAAAAGTGAATTCCGTCAAATCAATGCAACTACTGCAGGTATTAAAGATATTAAAGAGGTTGTTTCTGAAGCAAAAGACAGACAGGGGATGTATGGAACAAAAACCATTTTGTTTATTGATGAGATTCACCGGTTTAATAAAACCCAACAGGATGCCCTATTGCCCCATGTGGAGGATGGTACCATCATATTAATCGGAGCAACCACAGAAAACCCCTATTTTGAAGTAAATAAAGCCCTTGTTTCCCGTTCTATTATTTTTCAATTGAAGCCATTGGAACAAAAGGATATTGAGAAGCTTTTATTATGGGCCATAAAGGATGTTGAACGAGGTATGGGCGCATATCAAGGAGAAATTGACCTAGATGCACTGGCTTTTCTTGCAGACACTGCTAATGGAGATGCTAGAACGGCATTAAATGCATTGGAGCTTGCCATACTGACTACTGATAAAGGGAATGATGGTAAAATTCATATTACATTGCCTGTTGCCGAAGAATGCATTCAAAAAAGGGCATTAAACTATGACAAAAACGGTGACAATCATTATGATACCATTTCCGCATTCATCAAAAGCATGAGGGGCTCCGACCCTGACGCCGCTTTATATTATTTGGCAAAAATGATTTATGCCGGAGAAGACCCCAAATTTATAGCTCGAAGAATTGTGATTTGTGCTTCTGAGGATGTAGGGAACGCAGACCCTCATGCCCTTCAGGTTGCAGTTGCAGCCATGCAGGCAGTTGATTTTATTGGATTGCCCGAGGGACGAATCCCCCTTGCCCAAGCGGTGACTTATGTTGCTTGCGCACCCAAAAGCAATGCTGCTTATATGGGAATCAATAAAGCTTTAGAGGATGTGAAAAACATTCGTGTCTCCTCGGTACCTCCTCATTTGAAGGATTCCAGTTATGGCGGTTCAAAAGAAATGGGCAACGGCATTGGTTATTTATATGCCCATAACTACCCCAATCATTATGTGAAACAGCAATATCTGCCCGATGAACTGTTGGGAACGAAATATTATGAACTATCTGACAGTGGCGTGGAAAAAAGAATTAAGGAGTACATGAGACGCTTGAAAGGGGATTCTTAAATACACAATGGTTGTTACTGTCATAGCAAAGAGGTCCTTTTTTTGTTTTACTACTGATATCAGTTAATATTTATAAGTTGTTCAGCTGGGGGATTATTTATCCCATATGGCTGACCAGGGATT is a genomic window containing:
- a CDS encoding AAA family ATPase; this encodes MDLFEYNRSLRGNGDSPLAARMRPKTLEEFVGQEHIVGKDRLLYRAIKGDRISSVVFYGPPGTGKTTLAKIIANTTKSEFRQINATTAGIKDIKEVVSEAKDRQGMYGTKTILFIDEIHRFNKTQQDALLPHVEDGTIILIGATTENPYFEVNKALVSRSIIFQLKPLEQKDIEKLLLWAIKDVERGMGAYQGEIDLDALAFLADTANGDARTALNALELAILTTDKGNDGKIHITLPVAEECIQKRALNYDKNGDNHYDTISAFIKSMRGSDPDAALYYLAKMIYAGEDPKFIARRIVICASEDVGNADPHALQVAVAAMQAVDFIGLPEGRIPLAQAVTYVACAPKSNAAYMGINKALEDVKNIRVSSVPPHLKDSSYGGSKEMGNGIGYLYAHNYPNHYVKQQYLPDELLGTKYYELSDSGVEKRIKEYMRRLKGDS
- a CDS encoding O-acetylhomoserine aminocarboxypropyltransferase/cysteine synthase family protein, coding for MSDYRIETKCVQGGYTPQNGEPRQIPIIQSTTFKYETSQEMGKLFDLEANGYFYSRLQNPTCDYVAAKICEMEGGTAAMLTSSGQAANFFAIFNIASCGDHIVSCATIYGGTFNLFSVTMKKMGIDFTFIAPDCSDEELKAAFKPNTKAVFGETIANPALTVLDIERFASAAHAHGVPLVIDNTFATPVNCRPFEWGADIVTHSTTKYLDGHGAGVGGCIVDSGKFDWKANAEKFPGLCTPDHSYHGITYVEKFGQGGAFITKATAQLMRDFGASQSPQTAFLLNLGLESLHVRVPRHCENALAVAKYLKENDRISWVVYPGLEGDKFYETAQKYMPNGTCGVVSFGVKGGREAAEKFMNGLKLASIATHVADARTCCLHPASATHRQMNESELVAAGISGDLVRFSCGLENAQDLIDDIEQALNAI
- the queA gene encoding tRNA preQ1(34) S-adenosylmethionine ribosyltransferase-isomerase QueA, which codes for MKTSDFYYDLPEELIAQEPLEDRASSRLLVVEKDTGKWHHKHFRDIKEYLRNGDCLVINDTRVLPARLYGERVGTGAVMEILLLTRKDLDTWEVLVRPGKKAKPGDKISFGKGKLVAEVLEVIEGGNRIIRFTYEGVFEAILDELGEMPLPPYITHRLEDKERYQTVYAKHEGSAAAPTAGLHFTPELLKEIEGMGVKIAHVTLHVGLGTFRPVKAEDILEHEMHSEYYVVEQEQADIINQAKKNGGRIFSVGTTSTRTLESVTDENGLVQAKSGWTQIFIYPSYTFKIVDCLITNFHLPESTLIMLVSALMGKDLTMEVYAEAVKEKYRFFSFGDACLFLTKP
- the metA gene encoding homoserine O-acetyltransferase MetA, which translates into the protein MPIKIPNELPAVKVLTEENIFVMTEHRAITQDIRPLKMLLLNLMPTKIDTETQISRLLGNTPLQIELELIHIKSHIAKNTSSEHLLAFYKTFDEVKNDNFDGFIITGAPVEKMEFEEVDYWDELKEMMEWSKTNVHSTFHICWGAQAGLYYHYGIQKHEMNEKLFGVFPHVIEKKNSMLLRGADDVFFAPHSRYTTVKEEDIKKEGNLEILASSKEAGVYAISSLDGKQIFIMGHSEYDPYTLNNEYTRDKNAGLDTAVPANYFPNDDDTKEPLVRWRAHGNLLYSNWLNYYVYQTTPYDITKINR
- a CDS encoding SpoIID/LytB domain-containing protein is translated as MNRKIKKLITAALTLTIGFSSMSQVAFAYEVPQAVRIGLESICKNKTTALIGGRELLIGTEKNGSFKENGSISSSTGFTAAIASGEYIAIEEEMSQRNASDLADILSRLGHRAYSAYLGNDKWTVYVSGSSVSEVESASRYSATRTTFTGIRLDGSQTSVLFPSEINPAFMGTGEQDTFSINGKSYRGMLTFVIHGGTMTAVNVVDLDMYLYGVVPAEMPASYEMEALKAQTISARTYAMMKISAYRNLGYEFNDTISCQVYNGYSGESARSTQAVNATSGKIAVYDGKPIEAYFCASTGGYTENSENVWANPLPYLKAVPEIAEDGDNSWKVTLTLNDLDALLSAKGENIGSAEDIVITKLSTGGRVQEMKIVGSRGSKTLTKEAIRTYFSSASCGSLPGKMFTINGKGGEIGIYGEGTKKSSSSNQSSNMGSGTLAEAGAKNGIVANTEGSLSAINEKTLSISGGSKVGTTTSQSSDYEIYSVNISTVDNSGRFVIEGIGRGHGVGLSQKGAQSMAKLGYKYDEILKYYYTGITIEG